In the Ochotona princeps isolate mOchPri1 chromosome 14, mOchPri1.hap1, whole genome shotgun sequence genome, CACTTGCACACAGTCGACCTAGTTGCAGGCCTCGCCCAAATGTAGCTGCTCTTGCACACCAcccctcttctgttttcctggtGTGTATCCCTGCCCTGTCTGCATGCTGGGCCTTGCTGCCCTTCCCTGCTTGaggttcctccctccctccatccctccttcacCTGGTCAGGGTGGAGCCCTTCCTCCTTGTCCTTGTCCTTGTCCTTGTCCTTGTCCTTGTCCTTGTCCAGCTCTTGGGCTAGGGCCACGAGATCCAGCTGTGGATTTGGTGAAAGGAGCTCTGCCAGGAATCGGGGGTGGATGATGGCCTCCACCtagcagagaaggaagaggctTCTATCATTCTTTGCAGAAGTCACCAAAGTATGGGActtgaaggagaagcagaaagcagtGAGCAGCAGAGCGCCGTGCCCAGCTAGGGATGTCCGGTTGGCAGGGCTGCCAGCTACTCACGCACACTCCTACACCCAGGGGCAGTAGCAAGTGAAGTGAGCTTGATCCAAGGGCATGAGATGGTCACGGCCCCGGTGGGACAAATCGTGGAGTGGCACAGCCCACCTTGGTGACAAAGTCATCTTGGGAGCACAGCTCGTCAAGGTAAGTCAGGAGGTCTGGGTCGGGGCCCAGTCCCTCCTGCTGGGGCTCCAGCATGGCGTCCTCTTCTGGCTGTTCACTGGGCTGGCCCGAGGCTGAGGGCTGCAGCTCCAGCAGTGCATCCATGATGTCCATGTACTCGCTCACGGCCTCTGGAGGGATCTCCTTGGGTGTCCTGTTCCGAGAGGCCTGGTGTCTTTGTGGCAAGGGTTTGGTGGGCAGAACCTTGGAGCTGCTCTTCCTGTGGGCATGCTCTGTGGGAGGAAACAGGCGAGTGAGGATCAGGAGCTCAAGCTCCACATCAGCCACATTGCAGAGAGTGGCTGTTGGGCATGTGAGCTGGTGGGGCTGGTCCAGCACAAGCTGCCCACGGCACCTGAAGTGGGCTGAGGTGGAACGTGTGAGGCACTCACTGACATTGCCTGTGGTCTGGCGCCAAGCCCATGTCCTGTGCAGAAGGTGAGGATGTGTGTGGTGTCCCTAGACAGAGGCACTGCTGGTGTGGTCAGACAGCTACTACCGAGTTGTGACCCAAGGCTCAGGCAACGTGGGCTGTCAGGGGCACATGCCCAACCAAGACACACAagtgctgctcttgcagggaaaGGTCCGGAGGATGGGTTATTCACACCTAGAGAACCTTGTCCTGTGCAGTGCTGTGTGTGGTGTCAGGGGAGCTGTACCTGGTTGCTGGAGGGCCACAGGGCTTGGGGGCCCAGGAGGAGCCGGCTGCTGTGGTGTTGGTGGGGGCTGGCACAGGTTCTCTTTCTTCCACGCCAGGTTTTGaatttgtatctcctcctctgcctCAAACTCCGTGAACCTGGCAGAAGGAAAGGCAGGTCCCACTTGAGTGATTGAGGCCCAGACCCAGCACAGGGCAACTTGATATGGAGGAGCAAGATATGGAAATGGGCTTTGTGGTCAGCCCAGGCCTACTGAGTTCCAGCACTGGGAGGGACAAATGTTATGGGAATCAGCAACATGTGGTGACATGTGGTGTGGTGTGCACTTTCAGACCCGCAACAGGCCTCGTTGACTAAAGCAGGGCCAAGCTGATGCCCTGAAGGCCATGTGGGTCTCAAAGCCAGGCCCATGAGGAGAGTTGTCAGCAGAGGCTGGCCAGCACCTCATTTCTCCTAGTCTATTCCAAGGTCCTGACCGAGGCTTAGGGACTGAGAGGCTGTGGGTCCTTGAGTTTTTGAGTGGAAGCATCGGAATTGAGGCTCGAGGGGCAGGTTGGAGGATGGGGAGTCCTAGCTAGGAGATGGTATATTTCCATGTcacacagtggacagcatggAGTGGCAGAAAAGGCCCTCTCTGGGCCTTGGAGGATCTTAGACACCAGCTCTCCATGGCCATGCTCTGAATCAGCATCTCTGGGATGGTGTGTCTCAACTTAGGAACATGTGTTTGAGTGGATCGGGCCAGTTCAGTGCGTGAGCCTGAGCAGCACCATGAGcatgaggggtgtgtgtggagcAGCTCGTGCCGTGTGCACAGTGCCCACGGTAACAAGACCGCCAGTGGTGGTGCGGCTTGTTCTACCTCGACCTTCCAAGTCAAGACAGGCATCCTCAGCTGAAGCTGTGGGAGGATGTTCTGTGCTTGGGGGCAGAGTGAGAAGAAAGCAGACAGAGACCCTCCACAGCCACGTGGTAGAGGCAACACCATGGGCTGGCAGGGCCCCTGGatgggctgaggctgggaacaggcctcttgtcagcctgtgtgttgCCAAGTGCACCCCCGGAGGCCTAGCCTCTCTCCACCCTCGTTCAGCACGCAGTGTCAGGTGCAGGTATCTTGACTCACTTTTCTGCCATTTCATAGTAGATCATGCGGTCAAAGTTGCTCTTGTGCTGCCATTCCCGCATGGCAATCCGCATGCCATCATCCAGTGGCATGCTGGGCTTCCTCTGGGCCAGTGTGCGCAGCACCGGGCTGTAATTTGGCAGAGTCAGTCATGGGGCAGCAGTACTGCCCACCCCCCCCCCGCACTCCACTGCCTATCACAACTCCCCAGCTCACCAAGCTGAGTCAAGCGACATCCCTGCTCTGCTCACATCACATCAGAGCTGTGCTCTGCCCCATCTCATCCCATCCTCCTCTGCAGTGGCCACTCTCCACCCTCCCGGACCCCCTTGCATGTGTGGCACATCAGCAGCAAGGGCTGCGTTGGCCTGTCTGTCCTCTGCTGGAGACCTCCGTGTCATTGTGCATAATGGCCCGAATGCTGTGTCACAATACCTAAGTGCCATGCCTAGTCCTCAATGTGATGGCCTTTTGAGTGGTTTGAGGGTTGGGGGTTAAAGGACATTTTGTATGTGGTGCTGCCTGGATTGGATTGTTGTcttgagagaaagagcaagagacacCATGAGCCCATGTCTCAGCCACCTCAGCTCACACAGTGAGGAAGAGGCTTCTCAGGCTGGAAGTTCAGCCTCAGTGGGATGTGAACCCTGCCAATGCCTTGTTTTCAGATTTCCATTCTGCAGATGTGGGAGATGAGCATGTGTGGCTGCATGTGCCTCAGCTGTCGGGGACAGAGAGTGTCCTGGGAGTCAGGGTTCAGCAGCAGTTTCCTGGCCCCGTGACTGGGCCTAGAATCAGTGTGTTGGAGAGGCAGCAGTTGGGGACGTGAGCCAGCCCAGTGCCGCTGGGGCTGAGGAGCAGAAGAGGGAGCCTGTGAGTGGCCTGCGTGTGCCCAATTACAATAGCAGAACCTTGAAGGTATGGGTTTAGGGAATGGGGGCAAGATGTGCTCTCCCGGGGAGGCTGACTGTTGAGAGCTGTAGGGCAATGGAGATGGTCATGTGCACAACCTTGAGCTCCGTTTCATTTACAGGCCTGATGCAGATGCTGCTGGAAGGTCGGCCATGGTGGTTGGACATGGACCAAGGGTCTGCCTGGTCAAGAGAGGTGAGTGTGGGACTGAGGGACCAAAGCCCTTTGTGCTGAAGTCACAGCCTCCCCAGGAGGAAGGCTGCAGGCTTGGCTGTGGGGCACAGAGTGTCCttcctttctgaagccaggacatTGGTTTTGGGGCTCTGTTCTGCACAGTGCCTGTGCGTCGTAATGATAGCTCCCAGTGTCTTCATTGTCTGTGGTCAGAGTGCACAGCTGGTATCTGCCTAGCCCATCCTGTTGAGTTGTAGCAGCCTTCCCAGTGCCATCTTCATGGGGAAACGGGCCATGCCTTCCTCCAGTGATGTGAGGGCTCTGTGAAGTGGATATTGGTACGAGCCCAGGACAGACACCAGTGATGGGGGCCCCACATGGCCCAGTGTGGGCTTGTGACCACCTTTTTCTATTCCTCACATTCCCCAGAAGAATGAGGTGAGAGCTCTCTAGAGGTCCTGTTGGGGtccttgcatcccatatgagcccctTCTCATGTGAAGTGCCCAAGGGCGTTgacctgtgtgtggcaggtgttGCACTGCAAGACTCCATCCCTGAAGGGCTCCCGTGATACCATGGCCCTGTCTAACTAACATCAGTGGTGTCAGGCCATGTATTGAGTAGCACAGAGAGGATGAAGATCCGGAGTAGAAAACCTCTAAATGGTATCCCAAGCTGCGTGGGAAAAACACACTGGAGAGAACCAAGCTGCTCCTGCACGGCCTTGTCCTTGCCCTTCAGGTGCTCCTTGATGCCCCGTGCAAGGCATGACCGAGCCCACCCATTAGTCGTgcctaggctgggctgcaggatgcgttctgggtcccagggcctggcactcaCATGAGGAAGCAGGCTAGAGCTTCAGCATCAGGGCTGTGTGGGAGGTGCCTGCGGGCCAGGGTCTTGAAATGCTGCCAGCGCCGGAAGTTCTTGTAGACGCTGGAATCCCCCGATGGAGCTTTGTCCTTGGAAGTAGGCAAGGAGCCCTCTGCGTTTGCTCCCTGTTGTGGAGGCCCGTTGTCTGCGGGGCAGAGCGTGGGAGCCGTCTGGACAGGTGGTGGTGGAGCTGGAGGGGCCAGGGCCTGTGTCCAGCCCCGCTGGGTGCCCTGGGCCCTCCTTATGGTTGGTGCAGGCACTCCTGGCTGCAGGGAGGAGGTCTGCAGCAGTGCGGGAGCAGGGTTCTGAGCTTGTGCGCAGAGGGCCCCCTGGACACTCCAGTTGAGAGGGGCTTGATGAAAGACCAAGGTCTGAGAGCGTGGAGGCTCCACCACTTGGCCTTGAGTGCTCAACTGGAGGAGGATGTTGAGGTTCCCAGCCCCATttgggccacaggcagcagcctctGCTGTCACCACAGGCATCCTGGGGAGGACAGCAGGCAGCACAAGGCGGCTGCCTGGAGGGCATGCTGCATTCAGGCTGGGCGGTGGGCGTGGCCCGCTGAGGGGCTGGGTTGCTGGGCCCTGAGCTGGCTGGGGACAGGGCATGAGAATAAAGGAAGGTGTGGAGGTGCCAGGGTTCAGCGTCATGGCTGGTCTCAGCCCTGGAGCTGCTGTGGAGACAAAGCAAAGGGCTAATGGAGGATGGGCACGCGCATTGTGGAGGGAGGCTCTGTGTTCCCTATCAGTCACTGCTGGGACACTGAGGCCCTCGTGCCTGGGAGAGTGGTGGTATGGACATGTCCCTGGGTCAAGCTCAGGTTCTGTTCCTCCCATGGAAAGTATCCCCAGAGCCTTCCCATCCTTCTGGTCCATCTTGTCaacctgtctcccagggtgcaccatGGCTCTGCCTGTCTTGAGGGTCTCCCCAGGGCATCTGTGTGAACACCTGGCCAGCCTCATAGCTGGATCTGGAAGCTTAACTCAGAACTGAGTCCTTGGCAGCTCCGCACCCCCTCAGTACTCCGCACTACTAGGTCAGGGGAGTTCTTTTGACACACAGAGCCTGAGTCCAGATGATCTAGACGTAGCCTGAAGATTCAGAGTAGTGTGCCCTCATCTCTTGCCAAGGCTTCTTGAATGACTACTGCTATGAAGCACTCCTTTATATTCGCTGTCTATTTGCATATAATCTCATACCATATATACATAATGTCATGTATATTCCATATCTAATAATATCATATAATCTTGAAATGGAATATTACAGTATTTTCTGTAGTAGAAGAAAAGTGAAAGACAGGCCCCAGACTTCTCTCCCAACTCGGGGGTAGCCAAGCAGGAGCAGACATGAGCTGGCAGCCATAGGACGAAGCTGACTGGAAGCCATCCTTGTGGAGGATCCATGCAGAGCCTGGTCAACCACAGCGTGCACACCCACGTCCCTGATGACCAGCACTCTttgtggctgcaatggatggtaGCCTTCCTCCCTGTCTGCTAGGCTCTTTTGTTTCAGGAAAGGAAGGCAGGGGGTGGGTGTATTGTAGCTGAGTGGGTAAACCCCAGCTTGGGGAAGTGCATGGAAGGTTCTCAGGGCACTGATTGGAGTCAAGTTGCTCTGACCTTTTCCAATGCAGCTTTGTGGTCATGTATGCAgtccaagaggcagcaggtgctctgtGTTCTAAGGATGCTGTCTAAGATGTGGAAGATGCAGGCAGAGTAGGTATCCTGACGTGATATTAGTATTCTTTTACCTGCCATGAATGTGGAAGCTATCAGGCATTAGCTCAAGCTGCTCAGTCTGCGTCTAGCTTCTTATGTGTCCTGGCATTGAAGGAACAAATGCAatgggtttttatttgtttgtttgtttttgcttctgttagtttgtttttgttttttattggacaAAGAATCAAGGGAGAAGAATGTACAGCCTGTGTTTTAGTTCTCTGTGTAAAATCAGCCACAGCCATGCAGGCTGGTCCTTGAAAAGAGCAGCAAGCTGAGAAGAGTCTCCATGTTTTGGACAAGTCTTGAGCTCAGTGCCCACCATGGGATGAGAAGGGAGAGAAGTAGGTGAAGTACTTGAGTTTCAACTTGTGGGAGAAAAAATTTGGGCCGAGTGAGGGAACCCCACGGACTGTGTGGTGGAAGGCAAGGGCACCACGGTCCTTGTCAAATCCAGATAGCAGCTACCGGGAGTCAGAGAAGCCGTCAGTGAGAGGGAAGGAGTCTGGAGACTCAGGACTGCAGGAGACAGAGTAACCATCACGTCTGCATGTGGGAGAATATTTCTCTGCAGAGAGGGTGAAAGCAGCAACACCATCACTGTGCACTTTCATGGCTATGCCCATATCTCTCACAGCCTCCTGATGTCTAGGACAGCCCAGTCAACAGCCTGAGAACCATGCTGAGGTCTCTGTCTATATATCCCAAGAAAGGACAGGGCTCAAGTGTGCccggactctctctctctctgcctccacagCAAAGCCCATTGCTCTTGCCTCTACAAAAGCACACTGAAgtgacctctgtgtgtgtgtgtgtgtgtgtgtgtgtgtgtgtgtgtctggggtgaGTCAAACTTCAACTCTTCTGTTCTCATCTCTGCCTCTGATGCAGTGAATTTCTCCCTGAAGCATCCCATAGCGGCTCTGAGGAGCCCTTCTCCTGCCACCCTCACGCTTTCAGCAATGTCAGTTCAACATGGGCTTCCAGAGTCTCCCCAGGCAGTGTGAGCTGCTGGGAACCCAGGGCTTTCTCTTTACTCTACGTCAGGCCCACCAACTGTCCCCAGCGGAGATGTCCAATGGGAGTTGCCAAGTCTTGGAGCAGTAGCAGGGAGTGTGGTTCAACAGCCGCACCCCAACAGACTTACCTCCTTTGGAAGCAGTGCTCGCAGGCTTGGGCACTCAGCACAGCTGACTGGCAGCCCCCTAATGGGAAAGTTCGAGCTGAGGAGCCAACGAGTGAGATGGCCGCTCAGAGTCCAACTGCAGCACGTTTAAATTTAAAGGTAACTGGAATAGAATGTTGGGCTCAAGCCcctgtggtgggggaggggtggcaggaGTGGTCttgggtgggtgtggggagacTTTCCATGGTGGCTCTGGCCGCTCCGGAGGGTAGACCCTCAAGTGCTTTGGAGGTTTGACAGTGGCCACACAACTGGTGTGTCTCTTGAGCAATTTCAACATTGTTGCTGAGATTTCCAGCACTAAGACTGTAGTGCTTGTCACCCCTTTCCCAGCTGGTATCAGTAAACCTCCTTTTGCATTCCCCACTAGTCCTGCTTCCCTGTGCTGGGAGTCTCCCGTGCATGCCTTCAACATATTCAACTCCATATTCAACCGTGTCTGCTATTTCTGCTCACATTTCTGTGTGTGAAGTGCGAGAAGGACAGGCTTGCTGAGGGGAGGACAGGGGAGCTCATCTGAGCAGCTGCGATGGTGGTTGTGTTTTAGCCTGCATGCAGTCTTTCCTGAAGTCCTCATTCTCATGTCGCTGTGTGCTGGCCACTGCTGGGGCTTTCGTTCTGCAGAGGACGTTCTAATTGAGATCCTCTTGTCAGAAAGGCCATTGCATCATGGGCCGTAGCAAAACCACAGAAACCCCTGGGCTACCACTCTCCCATAGGGAGTCTTCTGTCTAGCAGGCCCCAAGACCACCAAGGTGTTAGGCGACATGTTCTTCTGCAGCAGTAACGCTGGAGACAAGGTGGTGGTGAGGGAtgtgcatttatttgagagacgtCACAAGCTTATATACGGAAGGAAAAGGATGCAGGCAAAGGGGTGTTGCTGACGATGGTACTTCCACCAGGAAATGACATGGTGACTGGCTAATGGGTCTGATGGTCTCTTTGGAACCTCCCCTGAAGTTCAAACCCATGAAGCTCAGAGAGCACAGAAAGCTATGTCTCAGGACCAAGTGGtgacctgctgaaaagcagggtgaatgtaacatttgacttgcTAGAGTTGTTTGCCAAGAAAGTCCTAGCACAGTTTGTTCAAGAGGCAGCGAAGAGAGATTGAAGTGCAGGACATCACTCTTGCTGCAtggccagtgaacaggccagTTTGGGGCCTCGGTTAGGCAAGACTCCTGTCAGGGCTTCGCCAGGGACACAGTATGCCGTGTGCccatggcctcccacatgggctaggcaggcagagatgcAGGGCCGATTTCCCACATCTCATGTCTTGTCTGGTTTTGGTCCTGGGAGTGTGTGTTGTTAAATCTGTGCTTTTGATTCCCGGTAATGATTTCCATTGCAGATTGTGGCCCACAAAATGTTTATGGATTGCCAAAGGTGCATGGGATATGTAGAGATGGCTCTTCCTCCTACCAAGCTGCCCGGACCTCCCATTTCCTTCTCCAGAAGACGTCTTTTTGATATGTGTTCCTTTTCAGTGACAGCATGCAGACACTGGGTTCCTAGAGCCCTTCTTTTTCTGGAGTCAAGAAACCCAGCACCCCTAGAGTGGCCATGCACACTCATTTGTCCACATTGCGACCAATGTGCAGCTCCTCGTCTGCAGTATGCCTTGCCTCCCACAGCCTTGCATCCAAGCGGGTGCTCTCTTTCTGCAGCACTTGTCTCCACCCAATAGCCTCACTGCAAtgaatcctggagaaggttccttgTAGTGACGAAAACCAGTGTGTTTGGCATCTATGAGATGAAAGGATCTGTAGGTATCCATTATGTCCACTTGTTGTGTTGTGTGGGTGAGTGgtcttgtttccttgctgagtgtgtgtgtttagctGGGGGCACTAACATTTATGCATGTACCTTCATAATGCTCATTTCCTCTGGTTGAAAGTCTGCCTTCATCATGATGTGGTGTCTTTCCTTGTGTTTTAATGCCTTTCACATGGATGTTTGGGTTGTGTGATGCTAACGTGGCTATTCCAGTTCTTTTTCCTTTGCATTGCTTGTCCTGTCTTTTTCCCCTTTTGGACTTTGCGTTTCTGCCTAGCTTTGTGGGTTGATGAGGTGTGTTCTGTGTGGGCAACACATAGAAGGGTCGTGTGTTTGGATCCATTCTGCTCCTCTGTGTGTTTTGCTTGATGAGTGTCAGCCTTTTGCCTTCAGGATTTGCGTCGGCAGCTGGAGTCCCCTTCCTTGCTTTCTGCATGTGAGGGAAGTTCTTGTTTGCCATTTCATTGAGCAAACAACCCTTCCAGCCAGCTACTCTTTGCACACTGTGAGATTTCTTTGGCATCTACACGGGTGAATTTCTTCCCTTTGTGAGTTCATCTTCCAGATTGAAGACTGTGGTGCATTTTGCCATGATGTGTCTACTAGCTCTGAGCATCTTTCTTCTGACCTGCCGTTTCTGAGTCTGCTGCTAGGGGGCTGTTGGTTTGGTCCTTGTAGgtgtttggagttcttctttGACCCTTGTCCTTGGCGCCTCTGCTCAGGCAGATTCTGTCTTGTTGCTGTGTCCTGTACAGGTGTGCAGGCCAACATGAGTGTTGCTGTTTGGAGCctggttccctgtttgtggcactggctcctccacctccaaaGGCTTTCAGCCACCTGGCTGACCGCATGCCCTGCCACAGCCATGACTTGGCAAACGGCAATACACGGAGTGCCTCTCTCCATCCCCTGCACTCCTCAgttgtggccacatggctggTGTGTTGAGCTTTTCTCCCGCTAATGGCTCCAGACTCAGCTGGCGCTGGCATGGCAgcaactgtatctttttttttttaaataaagcaaacatttattaaattgtgataaaaaacattccatcaaattacaaaacctgagtaagaaaaacaaacggcacatgcttatctgtagttgacattcaaatgaaatttgcattcccaaaatattgtacagtaattagaaaataccagccaaagtaatattaggatacttttacatgcggtctcaacaaatttgaacagaagcaaattttaacaaaggtaaattttacagtgaaacatagcagtagattaaggatcttaacatgtttattttactgctatttgacactatgatagaaaaataagaggatttacttgacatttttaataaatatctcatggtcTGTTGAGTGCCTTagtggtgaaaagatttaactggctaatctcatcaatccattttgtacatttagtaagcatcaactctgccctacataactcttaatgcaattcacagcacacaaatggttatcatattaaatacataatcaactcggacttctcaacaacaaggaaattagtaaaccatcaaatggactgcttaccatacactttcctcataactaaataacacacaaaaaaatcaaaatagtatttgtcatcactctaaactattgccagcaactgacggaaactgccaatttgccatattcatgttcacaacatgctaaatatactctgctgttacttcatccataaaatgccaacatgcctagaacagagaattttcaccatctcttgccgtgggacctgacttgcagcaatctatatttagatcagaactccatgggcacttgatgaactccacctttccatgttggcttccttatatgagagagaatatatggtatttattcttttgtgattgactcatttcgctgagcataatagtttctagttgggaccacctggttttgaatagaataatatcgttcttcttgacagctgaataatattccattgaatagatgtaccacagtttttttaaccattcttccttagacgcacatctggtttgtttccatgacattgctattgtggattgtgctgctgtgaatataggattacagatccccttctcgtatgcagattttacttctgttgggtatattcctaagagcgggattgctgggtcatatggcaggtttatttgcaattttccaagcactctccatatggatttccacaatgattgtactagcctacactcccaccagcagtgaaggagggtacctttttccccacatccacgccagcatgtgttgtttttcgaattctgaatgtaggccagtctcataggagttaggtggtacctcaaggtggttttcatttgtatctctctgatggctagagagcctgagcatcttttcatatgtttattagctatttgtatctgttcttttgagaaacgtctgttcatttcctttgcccattttgctacagggtttattttttcactatccttgggtttcggaagctctttgtagatcctagatattagtcccctgtcacttgcgtagaatgcaaaaaattttttcccattctgttggttgtttcttcacttttataattgtttcctttgctgtacagaaactttttagtttgatatagtcccatttgttcattttggatttgatcgccgttgctttaggcgtcttttctaaaaagtctttccctgttcctatatcttggagtgtgcttgctatgttttcctttagtagtttaatggtttctgggtgtaggtttaaatccttgagccaattagagctgatttttgcatagtgcaacaggtacgggtcctgcttctttattctgcaagctgctatccagttgtcccaacagcttttattgaatagaccaggttttttacctggattgttttctgttttcttgtcaaagattagttgactatacatgtgtggatccccttctggtgtttctattctgttccactgatcttcttctctgtttctgtaccagtaccagactgttttgataaccactgctctatagtatgtcttg is a window encoding:
- the LOC131481845 gene encoding NUT family member 2G-like, with product MPVVTAEAAACGPNGAGNLNILLQLSTQGQVVEPPRSQTLVFHQAPLNWSVQGALCAQAQNPAPALLQTSSLQPGVPAPTIRRAQGTQRGWTQALAPPAPPPPVQTAPTLCPADNGPPQQGANAEGSLPTSKDKAPSGDSSVYKNFRRWQHFKTLARRHLPHSPDAEALACFLIPVLRTLAQRKPSMPLDDGMRIAMREWQHKSNFDRMIYYEMAEKFTEFEAEEEIQIQNLAWKKENLCQPPPTPQQPAPPGPPSPVALQQPEHAHRKSSSKVLPTKPLPQRHQASRNRTPKEIPPEAVSEYMDIMDALLELQPSASGQPSEQPEEDAMLEPQQEGLGPDPDLLTYLDELCSQDDFVTKVEAIIHPRFLAELLSPNPQLDLVALAQELDKDKDKDKD